The Anopheles coluzzii chromosome 2, AcolN3, whole genome shotgun sequence genome window below encodes:
- the LOC120948147 gene encoding mediator of RNA polymerase II transcription subunit 12 isoform X2 — MNMRPLKRPRLGPPDVYPQEAKQREDELTSTHVKHGFATEHKLSEEFGTARNCNVSASKVGAYFNAILAKKEELMTLPDSGRKKQQINPKDNFWPVTARNKTTLDTWFKDLAGTKPLSSLAKKAPSFNKKEEIFAMLCENQVTMQRAAWFIKLSSAYTVAVSEAKIKKRQMPDPATEWTGTMIKFMKDLIPKLHEHYHQGPLQEKPSSGGALSSGGLGSGASGLGLSSGAGGTNAVTIPPPLSSPAGSMHSPAGGNPVVGGSMHAQQQQQQQQQLQQPISPQEEQRIAQKQWNYSTQLCKYMYEEGLLDKQEFLNWIIDLLEKMKSSPNADDGLLRIYLPLAMQYLYDLVQSERFCRRLAYAVSKKLAQLINQMAESHNINLSSPEPQDASGKQPSIEAPDSKSEKQNDKPSKEGTAGTVAQPADTKPPKVNPYEMIFTEYLQCSHHRDVILQLSSILQVITLECPTALVWCGVGETRSSSVLSGSPLDHLPVAPSALPIPTRYEKSNEDIRRQLFEAEESIKVRSRHAESRWCIDKWQTAAGNASLKILATLDALDGHCFDRMDSNNSLDSLYSKIFPPFQVQPLKPAESASATGGSGGSGTGNTASGLAVVDGKDAATKQFEYNVEQDSSIVKILCEWAVSWQRWGEHRAMVVAWLLDKRQNEVLTALENDSYTNNLNNSDDKDSVLSGSGLNGGQPVFQHILMNFLDHDAPVLDEAGSPQNKSQFTNLVHLFSELIRHDVFSHDAYMCCLISRGDLLTGAGGMLSLDSQGICNAGLGTGPISNKPATSSSPNGGGGVEDDVLQTDFKAKLEDLDDSNVDDDLDKLLQHIKEDQQNSMDAPDSPKDPEHAAPSVTGLGKAESSSRHFLYTEHFPLCQDDPISQHDCNQRYILLYGVGKERDEKKHAVKKMSKEICKLFSKKFSIDVAEGGKVKKHSRSEFNFESTSNKCQAMSYFDQHVVTWQCAVQVQEMLNAFAIGNSNYLPVQEHVAFLFDLMESAFNIYGLIDTCIQILRELPEVELQLIGKSSMALVRSYTTSLSLYVVGVLRRYHCCLLLSQEQTTAIFEGLCRIVKHVSNPSDCSSAERCILAYLYDLYSACSSLKARPQQEPFHNAYPKIKQALYTPLQPTPSAHTYNPQFMLDIITNPRRGGKIESGWARQLNESASNRYSFVCNAVVAVTRDIDNDCLNDIAAMCAELTACCNSLSTEWLGVLIALCGSNRDAGYYVDVLTQVDVQNTNIHNALSVFTSILVARHCFSLENFVAHVALPSLVQACKGRGETTPEIEAGARLSCHLLLRLFKTIECPQPGLYSVSTSPNPITVGNAHNIKLSCDRHLLAAAHKNIGVAPVLAVLKGILVVGDATAHKVSSIFGSGKRSGLNTPVHPGSTPKSMAGSGDLSHILGTSDLSILGNPDESMLDVSQQNSHLNQDNATSLSDFAQHVLRQICSQEWVLERCLQHAEELCQHGMLIDNLLTAKQAQRLLHMICYPEHESNLIAELDQKAIIVRILENLEQWSLRISWLDLQLMFKQTNCSSPDLSNWLDMVARAAIDVFRVNEFILNSPDVKQEKVKPSTWLVAPLVSKLPSAVQGRILKVSGQVLESTSMFSKHKDGNGGNNSSSNNSHNHGANSNSSVSSNGSTFGSKQSAQLNHQPFLGLVLTCLKGQDEQKEGLLQSLYSQLSQFLQNRDQSLETIGGIEDPCGFEKMLDALQLRYSLVGGLFDAIMKNATSTTDWAILFAQLISQGVIDLSNNSELFTTTLDMLATLIHSTLVSDSQTERDENKKLYTNLMKKLRKELGDKNGPSIKYVRQLLPLAKQTCEVLTCDSAGSSTDAKGNKIAIDSIEKKNGLRLGDKQRVSVWDLLEGHKNPAPLSWAWFGAVKIERKPLAYEETHRLLKYHTHSLFKPSSYYYEPLPLPPEEVDPLPDKLKDDMKADTPSSDQSPAPSTGSKKSKTTTRKRKTKATAAAQVQQSQPQQPIMPAIVPQPAAGPQQMQQMQQQQQQQQQQQQQQQQHQQHQQQQQQQQMQQQQTLQQQQHLQQQQQQLHLQQQQAQQQQQLQQQQQLQQLQQQQQQQLQQQQQQQNQMMMQQQQQPNIPQQQQSALQQQQLGSQQGQQQQQQVTMTPQQTLQQMQNNSMGGMQMGGPMSSMNQQHMQQQYGQANPAQLVGQGNMGGMQTGMGGLGAGMGGGMMNQQQQQQQQQQQQQQPPQQQQPQQAQQAQQAQQAQQQQPQGNPNMGFVGNVNPMAQLAQQQGGNQQWGGYGSLQQQQQQQQQQQQQQQQQQQQQQQQQQQQQQQQQQQQQQQQQQTQSQVQQQQQTPQQGQQASQQQGPQQGPQQGAQQGPQTQQQLQQQQQQQQMFYSGMGQATMNRFDRPQLNTNSKQALSNMLRSKLPINAGHPASFMQQQQQQQQAQQQQAQRNPQQPFLRGPLRAGMPGNPIVGAQAGMGPMNPAMAGGTAGIGTAGGGAVMGAQGMGAGGMMGAQQTAQGQQGAGGIMNQSTPAMMGTTGGSIMSQSGGSMIQTGMMNPQQNPALVGQGMGGSGGLGGASGMAGNSGMGASAGGMGGTSGGGMVTSGGMVTGGMGSAGIGNTAPMGAGGQGGGMGGNAGMPNAAGMGNPAMGNPGMGMQNMQQSGNMQGGGMFQGQNVPYQNVNQNYPNYGNQGMGQQSGQGGGMMGNFNPMAQQQRNTQAEFLAQQRAAMAAGRGQYGQHAPNVTMGNMGVNQGAVPPYPRQGGKPGVGGNMPQNQQQQFQQQRMRLIMQQHSGMGQGGNAQGMMQNQGQGMSTQQTPNLVAQLQRQMPNQNNMMGQQYPHQPPQY, encoded by the exons ATGAATATGCGGCCATTGAAGCGGCCGCGCCTGGGCCCACCGGATGTGTACCCGCAGGAGGCGAAGCAGCGGGAAGATGAGCTAACGTCCACGCACGTCAAACATGGTTTCGCAACCGAACACAAACTTTCCGAAGAGTTTGGCACCGCGCGCAACTGCAACGTTTCCGCGAGCAAAGTCGGTGCCTACTTCAATGCGATCCTTGCCAAGAAGGAGGAGCTCATGACGCTGCCGGACTCGGGCCGCAAGAAGCAGCAGATCAATCCGAAGGACAACTTCTGGCCGGTGACGGCCCGCAACAAGACCACCCTGGATACGTGGTTTAAGGATCTGGCCGGCACGAAACCGCTGAGCAGTCTGGCGAAGAAGGCACCGTCCTTCAACAAGAAGGAGGAAATCTTTGCCATGCTGTGCGAAAACCAGGTCACGATGCAGCGGGCCGCTTGGTTCATCAAGCTCAGTTCCGCCTACACCGTGGCGGTTTCGGAGGCAAAGATCAAGAAGCGTCAGATGCCCGACCCGGCGACGGAATGGACGGGAACGATGATCAAGTTCATGAAGGATCTTATTCCCAAGCTGCACGAGCACTATCACCAGGGCCCGCTGCAAGAGAAACCGTCGTCGGGTGGTGCGTTAAGCTCGGGCGGGCTGGGCAGCGGGGCCAGCGGGCTCGGGCTAAGCTCCGGAGCGGGTGGAACCAACGCGGTAACGATTCCACCGCCCCTGTCCAGCCCGGCAGGCAGCATGCACAGTCCGGCCGGTGGAAATCCGGTCGTCGGCGGCTCGATGCatgcccagcagcagcagcagcaacaacagcaactgcAGCAACCGATTTCGCCCCAAGAGGAGCAGCGCATCGCCCAGAAGCAGTGGAACTACAGTACGCAGCTTTGCAAGTACATGTACGAGGAGGGTTTGCTGGACAAGCAGGAATTTCTCAACTGGATTATCGATTTGCTGGAAAAGATGAAGTCTTCCCCGAACGCGGACGATGGGTTGCTGAGAATTTATCTTCCCCTGGCAATGCAATACCTGTACGACTTGGTACAATCGGAGCGGTTCTGCCGTCGGTTGGCGTATGCGGTGTCAAAAAAGCTCGCCCAGCTCATAAACCAGATGGCCGAAAGCCACAACATCAATCTGAGCTCTCCCGAACCGCAGGATGCTAGCGGGAAGCAACCGTCGATCGAAGCGCCCGACAGCAAGTCCGAGAAGCAGAACGACAAGCCGTCGAAAGAGGGCACCGCCGGTACAGTGGCACAGCCCGCGGACACCAAACCGCCGAAGGTGAACCCGTACGAAATGATTTTCACCGAGTATCTGCAATGCTCCCACCATCGGGACGTGATACTGCAGCTGTCGTCCATTCTGCAGGTCATCACACTCGAGTGTCCCACCGCACTGGTGTGGTGTGGCGTCGGGGAAACTCGCTCCTCGTCGGTGCTTTCGGGAAGTCCGCTGGACCATCTGCCGGTCGCACCATCCGCGCTACCCATACCGACGCGATACGAAAAATCCAACGAAGACATACGCCGCCAGCTGTTCGAGGCGGAAGAAAGCATCAAAGTGCGCTCCCGGCACGCGGAATCGCGGTGGTGTATCGACAAGTGGCAGACGGCTGCGGGAAACGCGAGCCTGAAGATACTGGCCACACTGGACGCGCTCGATGGGCATTGTTTCGATCGGATGGATTCGAACAATTCGCTCGATTCGCTGTACTCGAAGATATTTCCCCCGTTCCAGGTGCAACCGCTCAAACCGGCCGAAAGCGCCTCGGCAACCGGTGGCAGTGGTGGCAGTGGGACGGGCAACACGGCATCCGGGCTCGCTGTAGTCGACGGGAAGGATGCGGCAACGAAGCAATTTGAATAT AATGTCGAACAAGACTCCTCGATCGTGAAGATTCTGTGCGAATGGGCCGTATCGTGGCAGCGTTGGGGAGAGCACAGGGCAATGGTGGTGGCCTGGCTGCTAGACAAGCGGCAGAACGAGGTGCTGACGGCGCTGGAAAACGATAGCTACACCAACAACCTGAACAATTCCGACGACAAGGACTCGGTTCTGTCCGGCAGCGGCCTGAACGGTGGACAGCCCGTCTTTCAGCACATCCTGATGAATTTCCTTGACCACGACGCCCCGGTGCTGGACGAAGCGGGCAGcccgcagaacaaatctcagTTCACCAACCTGGTGCACCTGTTCAGCGAGCTGATTCGGCACGACGTGTTTTCGCACGACGCGTACATGTGCTGTCTGATTTCGCGCGGAGACCTGCTGACCGGTGCCGGTGGCATGCTGTCGCTCGATAGTCAAGGGATCTGCAACGCAGGCCTGGGCACGGGGCCAATCTCGAACAAACCGGCCACTAGCTCTTCCCCGAACGGTGGCGGCGGGGTGGAGGATGATGTGCTGCAGACGGATTTTAAGGCCAAGCTGGAGGATCTGGACGACTCGAATGTGGACGACGATCTCGACAAGCTGTTGCAGCACATCAAAGAGGACCAGCAAAACTCCATGGATGCACCCGACAGTCCGAAGGATCCGGAACATGCAGCACCGTCGGT GACGGGGTTGGGAAAGGCAGAATCATCTAGCCGCCATTTCCTGTACACCGAGCACTTCCCACTCTGCCAGGACGATCCCATTTCGCAGCACGACTGCAACCAGCGGTACATCCTGCTGTACGGGGTGGGCAAGGAGCGGGACGAAAAGAAGCACGCGGTGAAGAAGATGTCGAAGGAAATCTGCAAGCTGTTCTCGAAGAAGTTCAGCATCGACGTGGCCGAGGGCGGCAAGGTGAAGAAGCATTCGCGCAGCGAGTTTAACTTCGAGTCCACCTCGAACAAGTGCCAGGCGATGTCGTACTTCGACCAGCACGTCGTCACGTGGCAGTGTGCGGTGCAGGTGCAGGAGATGCTGAACGCGTTTGCCATCGGCAACAGCAACTATCTGCCGGTGCAGGAGCACGTGGCGTTTCTGTTCGATCTGATGGAGTCAGCGTTCAACATCTACGGGCTGATCGATACCTGCATTCAGATTCTGCGCGAACTGCCCGAGGTCGAGCTGCAGCTGATTGGCAAAAGCTCGATGGCGCTCGTGCGCAGCTACACGACCTCGCTCAGCCTGTACGTGGTAGGCGTGCTGCGCCGGTACCATTGCTGTCTGCTGCTGTCCCAGGAGCAAACGACCGCGATCTTCGAAGGGTTGTGCCGGATTGTGAAGCACGTGAGCAATCCGAGCGATTGCAGCTCGGCAGAACGGTGCATCCTGGCGTACCTGTACGATCTGTACTCGGCCTGCTCGTCGCTGAAGGCGCGCCCGCAGCAGGAGCCGTTCCACAACGCTTACCCGAAGATCAAGCAAGCGTTGTACACGCCGCTTCAGCCCACACCATCCGCGCACACGTACAACCCGCAGTTCATGCTCGACATCATCACGAACCCGCGCCGCGGCGGCAAGATTGAAAGTGGCTGGGCAAGGCAGCTGAACGAGTCCGCCTCCAATCGGTACAGCTTCGTGTGCAATGCCGTGGTGGCAGTGACGCGCGACATCGACAACGACTGCCTGAACGACATTGCGGCCATGTGTGCGGAGCTGACGGCGTGCTGCAACTCGCTCAGCACCGAGTGGTTGGGCGTGTTGATTGCGCTGTGCGGTTCCAACCGCGACGCCGGCTACTACGTGGACGTGCTGACGCAGGTGGACGTGCAGAACACCAACATCCACAATGCACTGTCCGTGTTTACGAGCATTCTGGTGGCGAGACACTGCTTCTCGCTGGAGAACTTTGTGGCCCACGTAGCGCTACCGTCGCTGGTGCAGGCGTGCAAAGGGCGCGGGGAAACGACGCCCGAAATTGAGGCCGGCGCCAGGCTGTCCTGccatctgctgctgcgcctGTTCAAAACGATCGAATGTCCGCAGCCGGGCCTGTACTCGGTCAGCACGTCGCCCAATCCGATCACGGTCGGCAATGCGCACAACATTAAGCTGAGCTGCGATCGGCACCTGCTCGCAgcggcacacaaaaacatcgGCGTCGCGCCGGTGCTGGCCGTGCTGAAGGGAATTCTGGTCGTGGGCGATGCAACGGCCCACAAGGTGTCGTCCATCTTTGGCAGCGGCAAGCGCAGCGGACTCAACACACCGGTCCACCCGGGCAGTACGCCGAAAAGTATGGCCGGATCGGGCGATTTGAGTCACATTCTCGGTACCAGCGACCTGTCCATACTGGGGAACCCGGACGAATCGATGCTGGATGTTTC GCAACAAAATTCCCATCTCAATCAGGACAATGCGACAAGCCTGTCGGATTTCGCCCAGCATGTACTGCGCCAAATCTGCTCGCAG GAATGGGTCCTAGAACGCTGCCTGCAGCATGCGGAAGAACTCTGCCAGCACGGTATGCTGATCGACAATCTGTTGACAGCAAAGCAGGCGCAACGGTTGCTGCACATGATCTGCTATCCGGAGCACGAGTCGAATCTGATCGCCGAGCTCGACCAGAAGGCGATCATTGTGCGTATCTTGGAGAATCTGGAGCAGTGGTCTCTGCGGATTTCGTGGCTAGACTTGCAGCTTATGTTTAAGCAGACCAACTGCAGCTCGCCGGATCTGTCCAACTGGCTCGATATGGTGGCAAGGGCAGCGATCGATGTGTTCCGCGTGAACGAGTTCATACTGAACAGCCCGGACGTGAAGCAGGAGAAGGTTAAACCATCGACCTGGCTGGTCGCGCCCTTGGTTTCGAAGCTGCCGAGCGCGGTACAGGGAAGAATTCTGAAAGTGTCGGGCCAGGTGCTGGAGAGCACGAGCATGTTCAGCAAGCACAAGGATGGCAACGGGGGCAACAAtagtagcagcaacaacagccacaACCATGGCGCGAACAGCAACAGTTCCGTCAGCTCGAACGGCAGCACCTTTGGCAGCAAACAGTCGGCGCAGCTGAACCATCAGCCGTTCCTGGGACTGGTGCTGACCTGTTTGAAGGGTCAGGATGAGCAGAAGGAGGGTTTGCTGCAATCGCTATACTCGCAGCTGTCCCAATTCCTGCAGAATCGCGATCAAAGT CTCGAAACCATCGGAGGCATCGAAGATCCTTGCGGGTTCGAGAAAATGCTAGATGCGTTACAGCTACGCTACTCGCTTGTTGGAGGACTGTTCGATGCAATCATGAAAAATGCCACCTCCACCACGGACTGGGCCATTCTGTTCGCTCAGCTCATCAGCCAGGGTGTGATTGATTTGAGCAACAATTC AGAGTTATTCACCACGACACTCGATATGCTAGCCACACTGATACACTCAACGCTTGTGAGCGACAGCCAGACGGAGCGCGATGAGAACAAGAAGCTGTATACAAATCTCATGAAAAAACTGCGCAAAGAGCTTGGCGATAAGAATGGGCCCTCGATCAAGTACGTGCGACAGTTGCTCCCGCTAGCGAAGCAAACGTGTGAGGTCCTAACCTGCGACTCGGCTGGCTCATCAACCGATGCCAAGGGCAACAAGATTGCAATCGATAGTATCGAAAAGAAGAAT GGCCTTCGACTGGGTGATAAGCAACGTGTAAGCGTTTGGGATCTTCTGGAAGGACATAAAAATCCTGCCCCGCTATCCTGGGCCTGGTTCGGAGCGGTGAAAATCGAACGGAAACCCCTCGCGTACGAAGAGACGCATCGTTTGCTGAAGTACCACACGCACAGTCTGTTCAAGCCGAGCAGCTACTACTACGAGCCGCTGCCTTTACCGCCCGAAGAGGTGGATCCTTTGCCGGACAAGCTAAAGGACGACATGAAAGCCGACACGCCCTCGTCGGACCAGTCGCCGGCCCCGAGCACGGGCTCAAAGAAGAGTAAAACGACGACCCGCAAACGTAAAACGAAAGCCACGGCTGCAGCACAGGTGCAACAAAGCCAACCACAGCAGCCGATTATGCCGGCGATCGTACCTCAGCCAGCGGCAGGACCTCAGCAGATGCAACaaatgcaacagcaacagcagcagcaacaacagcaacaacaacagcagcagcaacatcaacagcatcaacaacaacagcaacaacagcagatgcagcagcagcaaacgctgcaacagcagcaacacttgcaacagcagcagcaacagctgcacctgcagcaacagcaggcacaacagcagcaacagctgcagcagcagcaacagctgcaacaactacagcagcagcagcagcaacagctacaacaacagcagcagcagcagaatcaaatgatgatgcagcagcaacagcaacccaACAttccgcagcaacaacagtcggcgctgcagcaacaacagctcgGATCGCAGcagggacagcagcagcagcagcaggttacCATGACACCGCAGCAAACGCTCCAGCAGatgcaaaacaacagcatGGGAGGCATGCAGATGGGCGGGCCGATGAGCTCGATGAACCAGCAGcacatgcagcagcagtacgggCAGGCAAACCCGGCCCAGCTCGTCGGACAGGGCAACATGGGCGGAATGCAGACGGGAATGGGTGGGCTCGGCGCGGGCATGGGCGGCGGTATGATgaatcaacagcagcagcaacaacaacaacaacagcagcagcagcagcctccgcaacagcaacaaccacagcaGGCGCAACAAGCGCAGCAAGCACAGCaagctcagcagcagcaaccccaAGGCAATCCGAATATGGGCTTCGTTGGCAATGTAAATCCCATGGCTCAGCTCGCCCAACAACAGGGCGGCAACCAACAGTGGGGAGGATATGGATcattgcagcaacaacaacagcagcagcaacagcagcagcaacagcaacagcaacagcaacagcagcaacaacagcaacagcaacagcagcaacagcagcagcagcaacagcagcagcaacaacagcaacaaacacagTCACAagtacaacagcagcagcaaacgccaCAGCAAGGCCAGCAAGCGTCTCAACAGCAAGGACCGCAGCAAGGACCCCAGCAAGGCGCTCAGCAAGGAccacaaacacagcagcagctgcagcagcagcaacagcagcagcaaatgttcTATTCCGGAATGGGTCAAGCGACGA TGAATCGGTTCGATCGCCCACAGTTGAACACAAACTCGAAACAAGCTCTCTCGAACATGCTGCGCTCCAAATTGCCTATCAACGCTGGTCATCCGGCCAGCtttatgcagcagcagcagcagcaacaacaggcgcagcagcaacaggcgCAGCGTAATCCTCAGCAACCCTTTTTGCGCGGCCCGCTGCGGGCAGGAATGCCGGGCAACCCGATTGTCGGTGCACAGGCCGGCATGGGCCCGATGAATCCTGCCATGGCTGGTGGCACCGCAGGCATTGGGACCGCGGGTGGCGGTGCGGTAATGGGTGCGCAGGGCATGGGTGCCGGTGGAATGATGGGAGCGCAGCAGACTGCCCAGGGCCAGCAGGGCGCCGGTGGCATCATGAATCAAAGCACGCCGGCCATGATGGGCACGACCGGGGGCTCGATAATGAGCCAGTCCGGGGGCAGCATGATACAGACGGGCATGATGAATCCGCAGCAAAATCCGGCCTTGGTCGGCCAGGGTATGGGTGGCAGTGGTGGACTCGGAGGGGCCAGCGGAATGGCCGGCAACAGTGGAATGGGCGCAAGTGCGGGCGGAATGGGCGGTACCAGCGGTGGTGGTATGGTAACTTCCGGCGGGATGGTCACTGGCGGCATGGGCAGCGCTGGCATCGGAAACACGGCACCGATGGGCGCCGGTGGACAGGGCGGCGGTATGGGCGGCAACGCCGGAATGCCGAATGCAGCTGGGATGGGAAACCCTGCCATGGGCAATCCGGGCATGGGCATGCAGAACATGCAGCAGTCGGGCAACATGCAGGGCGGTGGCATGTTCCAGGGGCAGAATGTGCCGTACCAGAACGTCAACCAGAACTATCCCAACTACGGCAACCAGGGCATGGGGCAGCAGAGCGGCCAGGGTGGCGGCATGATGGGCAACTTCAATCCGAtggcccagcagcagcgcaacacGCAGGCCGAGTTCCTGGCGCAGCAACGGGCAGCAATGGCGGCCGGCCGTGGTCAGTACGGGCAGCATGCACCGAACGTAACGATGGGCAACATGGGCGTCAATCAGGGTGCCGTTCCGCCGTACCCGCGGCAGGGCGGCAAACCGGGCGTTGGGGGCAATATGCCCCagaatcagcagcaacagttccAGCAGCAACGGATGCGCCTGATAATGCAGCAACACTCAG GCATGGGACAAGGAGGCAACGCGCAGGGCATGATGCAGAATCAAGGGCAGGGCATGAGCACCCAGCAGACGCCCAATCTGGTGGCTCAGCTACAGCGCCAGATGCCGAACCAGAACAACATGATGGGCCAGCAGTATCCTCATCAGCCTCCGCAGTATTAA